In Thunnus albacares chromosome 10, fThuAlb1.1, whole genome shotgun sequence, a single window of DNA contains:
- the LOC122990560 gene encoding uncharacterized protein LOC122990560, with protein sequence MDASAVFKRVQQMRPSSFSEEERCRYRAEKMMLRQFVLLKQQDQVPDHLTVTQMKTWLLTGRNFVEEFQEMMMMNDDGRLETKHLLMAELAWTTARRFCLSQMEQEVQDELDEEKRLSQLLNRKVTMEGLQMFVTVLRPKAEEAVRKYLPSLFSKLLKYFGGSRIPSVSSGDAKPGELELHQSTAPVIQEVVNTTLKFLLEEPESADQIEAASIEVGRLLRDSAAPCLPQYGPLSAAPLLGVCTIAARFMVKSIFKEFENHSRTFHIMDYDDSLFCARENVLFAIQDMDNRVQTAACRPQPQLSTSEGSQEGLLEEKETSPEVSLEETTPVRTSMLRLVADVIVHMEPGLHQKDGPLEDREAAPEVLLDEVTATVRTSSSSRLETNVIVYNEPELEVLQEELEAEDFGIKKKMKKKKRVRAFFHGIWRAMSRCFHCPSED encoded by the exons ATGGACGCCAGCGCTGTCTTTAAACGAGTCCAACAAATGAGACCATCCTCTTTCTCTGAAGAAGAGCGATGCCGCTACCGAGCAGAA AAAATGATGCTCAGGCAATTCGTGCTCCTGAAGCAGCAGGATCAAGTCCCTGATCATTTAACTGTCACACAGATGAAGACCTGGCTGCTGACAGGAAGGAACTTTGTGGAGGA gtttcaggaaatgatgatgatgaatgatgatggcAGACTCGAGACAAAACATCTCCTCATGGCTGAACTG GCCTGGACAACAGCGAGGAGATTCTGTCTCAGTCAAATGGAGCAGGAGGTCCAGGATGAGCTGGACGAGGAGAAGCGGCTTTCACAGCTGCTGAACAGGAAGGTCACAATGGAGGGCCTTCAGATGTTTGTTACAGTCCTCCGACCAAAAGCAGAGGAGGCTGTGCGAAAATATCTACCATCACTGTTCAGCAAGCTGCTGAAATATTTTGGTGGATCTCGCATTCCTTCCGTCTCTTCAGGGGATGCAAAGCCAGGAGAGCTAGAGCTCCACCAGAGCACTGCACCAGTCATCCAGGAGGTGGTAAACACCACTCTTAAGTTCCTCCTGGAGGAACCAGAGTCTGCAGACCAAATTGAAGCAGCCAGCATTGAAGTTGGGAGACTGCTGAGGGACTCAGCAGCTCCCTGTCTGCCTCAGTATGGacctctctctgcagctcctctgctCGGGGTCTGCACTATAGCAGCAAGATTCATGGTCAAATCGATCTTTAAGGAGTTTGAAAATCACTCCAGGACCTTCCACATAATGGACTATGATGACAGCTTGTTCTGTGCAAGAGAGAACGTCCTCTTTGCGATCCAGGATATGGACAACAGAGTGCAGACTGCCGCATGCAGACCTCAGCCTCAGCTCAGCACGTCGGAAGGGTCACAAGAGGGACttctggaggagaaggagacTTCTCCAGAGGTCTCACTGGAGGAGACAACCCCTGTGAGGACGTCCATGTTAAGATTGGTGGCTGACGTGATCGTTCACATGGAGCCAGGGCTGCACCAAAAAGATGGACCTCTGGAGGACAGGGAGGCTGCTCCAGAGGTCTTGTTGGATGAAGTGACAGCCACTGTGAGGACATCCTCATCCTCAAGACTGGAAACCAACGTGATTGTATACAATGAGCCGGAGCTGGAAGTCCTGCAGGAGGAGTTGGAGGCTGAAGACTTTGGAAttaagaaaaagatgaagaagaagaagagagtgcGTGCCTTCTTCCATGGCATTTGGAGGGCAATGTCACGCTGCTTCCATTGTCCCTCAGAAGACTAA